A stretch of Candidatus Sphingomonas phytovorans DNA encodes these proteins:
- a CDS encoding phosphatase PAP2 family protein produces MRSATLSPYDLSMRAGRAAIGASCFVACYYGVQALGPVATRINPALPIDWRLPCVPAMAWVYAIGVLWPFALAFLLPRYLVDRGLAAFVVLSAMAGILFLAFPTDGSALRAQCAAATGGVLGLVERLDPPVNLMPSLHVGYAVLTALWLRHAGSRWRWLAVAMAALQMVAVCLTKQHFLADAAAGALLALIAYRLAAIGSAGREGISDSQPCRSRKPTMRPAITSSDGSGKVPGIVARAER; encoded by the coding sequence ATGCGGAGCGCGACGCTGTCGCCCTATGATCTGTCGATGAGGGCGGGGCGGGCCGCGATCGGCGCGAGCTGTTTCGTGGCCTGTTATTACGGGGTACAGGCGCTTGGCCCCGTTGCGACCCGCATCAATCCCGCGCTGCCCATCGACTGGCGCCTTCCCTGCGTCCCCGCCATGGCGTGGGTCTATGCCATCGGAGTGCTGTGGCCGTTCGCGCTGGCGTTTCTCCTGCCGCGATATTTGGTCGACCGCGGGCTTGCCGCCTTCGTGGTGCTAAGCGCCATGGCCGGCATTCTCTTCCTGGCCTTCCCGACCGACGGCAGCGCTCTCCGCGCGCAATGCGCCGCGGCGACCGGCGGGGTCCTTGGCCTTGTCGAGCGGCTCGACCCGCCGGTCAATCTGATGCCCTCGCTGCATGTCGGCTATGCGGTGCTCACCGCTTTGTGGCTCCGTCATGCCGGCTCGCGCTGGCGGTGGCTGGCGGTGGCCATGGCGGCGCTGCAGATGGTGGCGGTCTGCCTCACCAAGCAGCATTTCCTCGCTGACGCCGCTGCCGGCGCCTTGCTGGCGCTGATTGCCTATCGGCTCGCCGCCATCGGTTCCGCCGGGCGGGAGGGGATATCGGACAGCCAGCCCTGTCGTTCGAGAAAACCGACCATGCGGCCGGCGATCACTTCAAGCGACGGATCGGGCAAGGTCCCGGGGATCGTCGCCCGCGCTGAGCGATAG